A single Endozoicomonas sp. NE40 DNA region contains:
- a CDS encoding regulatory protein RecX: protein MQEFSEQALAEQGLAEQDVRRAAMDLLARREHSYAELSYKLRKRFPPERIENALQRLVDEGLQSDERFTEAYVYSRSNKGYGPARIRNELIQKGVSQNLLANYLFDDDEKWFSEASRLKDKKIGEQKKLSPKDRMKVYRFLAQRGFLSSHINACLG, encoded by the coding sequence ATGCAGGAATTCTCTGAACAGGCGCTAGCTGAACAAGGGCTAGCTGAACAGGATGTTCGTCGGGCAGCAATGGATTTGCTGGCCCGGCGTGAACATAGCTATGCCGAGCTGTCTTATAAGCTTCGAAAACGTTTTCCTCCTGAGCGTATTGAAAATGCCCTGCAGAGGCTGGTTGATGAAGGCTTGCAGAGTGATGAACGCTTTACTGAAGCCTATGTTTATTCCCGTAGTAATAAAGGCTATGGTCCGGCACGTATCCGCAATGAATTGATACAGAAAGGCGTTTCACAGAATCTGCTGGCGAACTATCTGTTTGACGACGATGAGAAATGGTTTTCTGAAGCGAGTCGGTTAAAAGATAAAAAAATTGGAGAACAGAAAAAACTTTCACCAAAAGATCGTATGAAAGTATACCGCTTCCTTGCACAAAGAGGCTTTTTATCCAGTCATATCAATGCCTGCCTGGGATAA
- the alaS gene encoding alanine--tRNA ligase — translation MKSSEIRSAFLNFFKEKGHEIVPSSSLVPHDDPTLLFTNAGMNQFKDAFLGRENRAYTRATTSQKCVRAGGKHNDLENVGYTARHHTFFEMLGNFSFGDYFKQDAIRYAWDFLTGTLNLPAEKLCVTVYETDDEAYNIWLNEVGVPAENIIRIGDNKGAPYASDNFWQMGDTGPCGPCTEVFYDHGEHIWGGRPGTPEEDGDRFIEIWNIVFMQYNRQADGTMEPLPKPSVDTGMGLERISTILQGGHSNYDIDIFQGLLKDASGVLGGVDTTVGSLRVIADHIRSSAFLISDGVMPSNESRGYTLRRIIRRACRHGHKLGATETFFYKLVGSLVREMGDAYPELESNQAQIERILLQEEEQFTRTLDKGMRLLEDKLSTLKGAVIPGDVVFTLYDTYGFPVDLTEDIARERELTVDTEGFNQALEAQRERARSASKFGMDYNEQLTVDGVTEFTGYQSLQGGSAVQALFVEGQEVESVSEGQKATVVLEATPFYAESGGQVGDTGSLTFAGGSIKVLDTLKQGDSHLHIAQILSGELKVGDKVEAEVNAEKRHATALNHSATHLLHAALRKVLGDHVTQKGSLVDPERLRFDFSHFEAVKPEELRTIERMVNDQIRANTEVTTELLDMEAAQAKGAMALFGEKYGDEVRVLSMGSGNFSVELCGGTHVVRTGDIGSIRILAESGIAAGVRRIEAVTGQNADVRQESLEDTLKSVAALVKGSQDTVLDKVKGLLEQNRKLEKEMQQLKQKLASAGSADLLSKAVEVNGVKVLATVLEGVDPKSLRDMVDQLKNKLGSGIVFLAVPAEGKFPLAAGVTKDLTGKVKAGDLLKMVAEQVGGKGGGRPDFAQGGGSQPENLNVALESIPGWLEAKL, via the coding sequence ATGAAAAGCTCTGAGATACGATCTGCCTTCCTTAACTTCTTTAAGGAAAAAGGGCATGAAATTGTGCCAAGCAGTTCGCTGGTGCCTCACGATGATCCAACCCTGCTGTTCACCAATGCCGGGATGAATCAGTTCAAGGATGCATTTCTTGGACGTGAAAACAGGGCTTACACCCGGGCGACCACTTCCCAGAAATGTGTTCGTGCCGGTGGTAAACACAATGACCTGGAAAACGTGGGTTACACCGCTCGTCACCACACCTTTTTTGAAATGCTGGGTAACTTCAGCTTTGGTGACTACTTCAAGCAGGATGCCATCCGCTACGCCTGGGATTTCCTGACTGGCACCCTGAACCTGCCTGCTGAAAAGCTGTGCGTCACAGTTTATGAAACCGATGACGAAGCCTATAACATCTGGCTGAATGAAGTCGGTGTGCCGGCTGAAAACATCATCCGTATTGGTGACAACAAAGGCGCACCTTACGCATCGGATAACTTCTGGCAAATGGGCGATACCGGTCCGTGTGGTCCATGTACCGAAGTGTTCTACGACCATGGCGAACACATCTGGGGTGGGCGTCCCGGTACTCCGGAAGAAGATGGCGACCGTTTCATTGAAATCTGGAACATCGTATTTATGCAGTACAACCGTCAGGCTGACGGAACCATGGAGCCTCTGCCAAAACCATCTGTCGATACCGGTATGGGGCTGGAGCGTATCTCCACCATTCTGCAGGGCGGCCACAGCAACTACGATATTGATATCTTCCAGGGCTTGCTGAAAGACGCCTCCGGGGTGCTGGGTGGCGTTGATACAACGGTTGGCTCCCTGCGTGTTATTGCTGACCACATTCGTTCCAGTGCTTTCCTGATCTCTGATGGTGTGATGCCATCCAACGAAAGCCGTGGCTACACCCTGCGTCGAATCATTCGTCGTGCCTGTCGTCATGGTCATAAACTGGGGGCCACCGAGACTTTCTTCTACAAGCTGGTGGGATCTCTGGTGCGCGAGATGGGCGATGCTTATCCGGAGCTGGAATCTAACCAGGCCCAGATCGAACGTATCCTGTTGCAGGAAGAAGAGCAGTTTACCAGGACTCTGGATAAAGGCATGCGCCTGCTGGAAGACAAACTGTCTACCCTGAAAGGTGCTGTGATTCCGGGCGATGTGGTCTTCACACTCTATGATACTTATGGTTTCCCGGTTGACCTGACCGAAGATATTGCCCGTGAACGTGAACTGACGGTGGATACTGAAGGCTTCAACCAGGCGCTGGAAGCCCAGCGTGAGCGCGCCCGTTCAGCCAGCAAGTTTGGCATGGACTATAACGAACAGCTGACGGTTGACGGTGTGACCGAATTTACCGGTTACCAGTCCCTGCAGGGTGGTTCAGCGGTGCAAGCCCTGTTTGTGGAAGGTCAGGAAGTCGAGTCTGTTTCTGAAGGCCAGAAAGCAACGGTTGTGCTGGAAGCGACCCCATTTTACGCAGAGTCCGGTGGTCAGGTGGGTGATACCGGTAGCCTGACGTTTGCGGGCGGTTCCATCAAGGTGCTGGATACCCTCAAGCAGGGTGACAGTCATCTGCATATCGCCCAAATTTTGTCTGGCGAACTGAAAGTTGGTGACAAGGTAGAAGCGGAAGTGAACGCTGAAAAACGTCATGCTACGGCGTTGAACCACTCGGCTACCCACCTGCTGCACGCAGCACTGCGTAAGGTTCTGGGCGACCATGTCACTCAGAAAGGCTCTCTGGTTGACCCGGAACGCCTGCGCTTTGACTTCTCCCACTTTGAAGCGGTGAAGCCGGAAGAACTGCGTACGATTGAGCGCATGGTGAACGATCAGATCCGCGCGAATACCGAAGTCACCACGGAATTGCTGGATATGGAAGCGGCCCAGGCTAAAGGTGCCATGGCACTGTTTGGTGAAAAATACGGTGATGAAGTGCGCGTATTGTCCATGGGCTCCGGCAACTTCTCTGTGGAGCTGTGTGGTGGTACCCACGTTGTTCGCACGGGTGATATCGGTTCCATCCGTATTCTGGCTGAATCGGGCATTGCTGCGGGTGTTCGTCGTATTGAGGCGGTCACTGGCCAGAATGCCGATGTTCGTCAGGAAAGTCTGGAAGACACCCTGAAGTCGGTGGCTGCACTGGTTAAAGGTTCTCAGGACACGGTTCTGGATAAGGTGAAAGGGCTGCTGGAACAGAACCGCAAGCTGGAAAAAGAGATGCAGCAGCTCAAGCAGAAGCTGGCGTCTGCTGGCAGCGCGGACCTGTTGAGCAAGGCGGTGGAAGTGAATGGCGTGAAGGTGCTGGCTACTGTGCTGGAAGGCGTTGATCCGAAATCCCTGCGCGATATGGTTGACCAGCTCAAGAATAAGCTGGGGTCTGGTATCGTCTTCCTGGCTGTACCGGCAGAAGGTAAATTCCCTCTGGCTGCAGGTGTCACCAAAGACCTGACCGGCAAGGTGAAAGCGGGCGACCTGTTGAAAATGGTGGCAGAGCAGGTCGGCGGTAAAGGTGGTGGCCGACCTGATTTCGCCCAGGGCGGTGGTTCTCAGCCTGAAAACCTGAACGTCGCGCTGGAATCCATTCCGGGCTGGCTGGAAGCGAAGCTGTAA
- a CDS encoding tRNA-uridine aminocarboxypropyltransferase gives MSCCSRCGFEPSCCFCPSLPVLSCQHRFCLITHPVEFAKISNTGKLVRAMLPDTLVVNWSRVEPSEELLTLLDDPQWEPVLLMPEAYAIYQQTAYPQTIYPQKGTEEKATSSGKLFILLDATWQQARKMYRQSPYLHSLPLISLNNVPESGYSLRRNQQAGHLCTAEVAAEVLKNVGMPEASRRLHQSVSDFCNHYQQLQLAGKLNQ, from the coding sequence ATGTCCTGTTGTTCCCGCTGTGGTTTTGAACCGTCCTGCTGTTTCTGCCCGTCACTGCCTGTACTCAGTTGTCAGCATCGATTTTGCCTGATAACTCATCCGGTAGAGTTTGCCAAAATCAGCAATACCGGAAAACTGGTCAGGGCGATGCTCCCGGACACGCTGGTGGTGAACTGGAGCCGGGTTGAACCTTCAGAAGAGTTACTGACATTGCTGGATGACCCACAATGGGAGCCGGTTCTGTTGATGCCTGAAGCTTACGCTATTTATCAGCAAACTGCTTATCCGCAAACTATTTATCCGCAAAAAGGGACTGAAGAAAAGGCAACGTCCTCCGGAAAGCTGTTTATTCTGTTAGACGCTACCTGGCAGCAGGCACGGAAAATGTACCGACAAAGCCCTTATCTGCACAGCTTACCCCTGATATCGCTGAATAATGTGCCAGAATCGGGTTACAGTTTGCGTAGAAATCAGCAGGCGGGACATCTTTGTACCGCAGAGGTGGCGGCTGAAGTCCTGAAAAATGTAGGGATGCCCGAGGCTTCACGCAGGCTTCATCAATCAGTGTCTGACTTTTGCAACCATTACCAGCAACTTCAGCTGGCGGGAAAGCTAAACCAATAA
- the recA gene encoding recombinase RecA codes for MDENRKKALAAALSQIDRQFGKGAVMRMGDQKQEAIPAISTGSLQLDIALGIGGLPKGRIVEIYGPESSGKTTLTLSAIAEAQKQGATCAFVDAEHALDPQYAGKLGVNVDDLYVSQPDTGEQALEITDMLVRSGAVDVIVVDSVAALVPKAEIEGDMGDSHVGLQARLMSQALRKLTGSIKQTNCMVIFINQIRMKIGVMFGNPETTTGGNALKFYSSVRLDIRRTGAVKQGDEIIGNETRVKVVKNKVSPPFKQAEFQILYGQGIYHMGEVIDLGVKLKLVEKSGAWYAYKGTKIGQGKANACKYLTENPEIADEIETQIRAELLNTDPETKGSEKAGQEQLLAE; via the coding sequence ATGGATGAGAACAGAAAGAAAGCACTGGCAGCGGCTCTGAGCCAGATTGACCGCCAATTTGGTAAAGGTGCTGTCATGCGAATGGGTGACCAGAAGCAGGAGGCCATTCCCGCCATTTCTACAGGCTCTCTGCAGCTGGATATCGCTCTGGGTATTGGTGGTTTGCCCAAAGGCCGGATTGTTGAAATTTACGGACCGGAGTCCTCCGGTAAAACGACTCTGACTCTTAGTGCTATTGCCGAAGCCCAGAAGCAGGGTGCCACCTGTGCTTTTGTTGACGCCGAACACGCCCTTGATCCTCAGTATGCCGGTAAACTTGGGGTTAATGTTGATGACCTGTACGTATCCCAGCCAGATACCGGTGAACAGGCTCTGGAGATTACCGACATGCTGGTTCGTTCCGGAGCGGTTGATGTCATTGTTGTAGACTCTGTTGCGGCGCTGGTGCCAAAAGCAGAGATTGAAGGCGATATGGGTGATTCTCATGTAGGCCTGCAGGCGCGCCTGATGTCCCAGGCACTGCGGAAACTGACCGGTTCCATCAAGCAGACCAACTGCATGGTGATCTTCATTAACCAGATTCGTATGAAGATTGGAGTGATGTTTGGCAACCCGGAAACCACCACCGGTGGTAATGCTCTGAAATTCTACTCTTCTGTGCGACTGGATATTCGTCGTACCGGCGCAGTGAAGCAGGGCGATGAGATTATTGGTAATGAAACCCGGGTCAAGGTGGTTAAAAACAAGGTTTCACCTCCGTTCAAACAGGCGGAATTCCAGATTCTCTATGGGCAGGGTATTTACCACATGGGTGAGGTGATTGATCTGGGTGTGAAGTTGAAGCTGGTTGAAAAGTCCGGTGCCTGGTATGCCTATAAAGGCACCAAGATTGGTCAGGGTAAGGCAAACGCCTGCAAATACCTGACAGAAAATCCGGAAATTGCGGATGAAATTGAGACGCAGATTCGGGCTGAACTCCTGAATACAGATCCCGAGACAAAAGGTTCAGAAAAGGCAGGTCAGGAACAACTGTTAGCAGAATAA
- a CDS encoding hybrid sensor histidine kinase/response regulator: MLFSIRKKIIFFTVVPVTLLYNLIFGIHLYLSIRHATDTVAKRLTEQVWHYANEVDAYIVNLMQQANIVAGVIGSNSDGLNWLPADLLLETLESNTLLRGIGLVWYDHSSRQLEGTQALRYGQSIKIVEGVETFGPLMVKAWPGVNDSQQGIWLESGSLQNGEKIISHVLPLYKAGRRLGVLKLDVCLSDLRVRVIDTQMGQPKFSIISRQGNYLHTDSKTARRAHHHKIFETLEIYGTPGLWDDLSELIDEGKPVLRKSWIPMREHEYWFFGAPIRAGPWWLITHIRRDVALGMVREQAKVDALVMLVSLLLIFTCACLVSDRITRPLTQLKQSMDEFTYRQSYPVIAKMSDDEVGSLAESFQELLEKLADRDQTLHDMRANNIGHLVQKLRGQYFYFNLDEQGRIIHVSPSIQSILGYKPVEFLGPLNRFIVDASQRTLFKEQLQGVLSGNASTFELEVLHSDGRHRRLEIFWSDMFDVKGSYSIIEGMANDITERINDTRKFKALLDSAPDATVISTPEGIISMINGRAETMFGFEQQELVNMPLRLLTPLNFRATHPLLGDLGAVSWEQFCLTGFESHGIDRGGRVFPVDITSNPLETDDGLLISMVVRDITERKRIERELTEAKEQAERANRAKGLFLSNMSHELRTPLNGVLGYTQVLLQDREVREGHEKSLRTIESSGRHLLSLINDILDLTKIESSQIELHPVTMDLREMLTDVRNMLLEKANSKGLVLKVESASDLPSVIVADEIKVRQVLLNLMSNGVKYTKSGWVRMLVEQSGESLHFAVEDTGIGIDESGLQRVFEPFRQLKSEYMAGGTGLGLAISRHLVAAMGGELTVSSEVGKGSCFEFAIPLEAGNVEDLQGRYRVHRDSYCPELPESWKGQSILVVDDIDSNRDMLARLLEIPGFSVQLACNGAEALEALDQNDFVMVLMDIRMPVLDGIEALRRIRQRPHGRRIKVVAVTASVSQEARSGLIMKGFDGFIGKPFDAAELYELIERQLGIEFKLTRSKQMLSTDLDELIAKLDSDKREEFTRCIREAVEMGDLESLQERVKPFGENPDFDELNQYIVQLCEAMDLEQLECLLNKLNVKA, translated from the coding sequence GTGCTGTTCTCAATTCGCAAAAAAATCATATTTTTTACGGTCGTTCCTGTCACGCTGCTTTATAACCTGATTTTTGGCATCCATCTTTATCTATCCATTCGGCATGCAACGGATACGGTGGCCAAACGTCTGACTGAGCAGGTCTGGCACTATGCCAATGAAGTTGACGCTTACATCGTCAACCTTATGCAGCAGGCTAACATCGTAGCAGGCGTGATCGGGTCTAACAGTGATGGGTTGAACTGGCTCCCCGCGGATTTGTTGCTGGAAACACTGGAAAGCAACACGTTGTTAAGAGGTATTGGCCTGGTCTGGTATGACCACAGTTCCAGACAGCTGGAAGGTACTCAGGCATTGCGTTATGGACAATCCATAAAAATAGTGGAGGGTGTCGAAACCTTTGGCCCGTTAATGGTAAAAGCCTGGCCAGGAGTGAATGACAGCCAGCAAGGTATATGGCTCGAGTCCGGCTCGTTGCAGAACGGTGAAAAAATCATCAGCCATGTCCTGCCATTGTATAAAGCAGGCAGGCGACTGGGTGTTTTAAAGCTGGATGTTTGTCTCAGTGACCTGCGGGTCCGGGTCATTGACACCCAGATGGGGCAGCCGAAGTTCTCCATTATCAGTCGGCAGGGGAATTACCTGCATACCGACAGCAAAACCGCGAGAAGAGCCCATCACCATAAGATATTTGAAACACTTGAGATCTACGGAACTCCGGGGTTATGGGATGATTTGTCTGAGCTTATTGATGAAGGCAAGCCGGTTCTGCGCAAATCCTGGATTCCCATGCGCGAGCATGAGTACTGGTTTTTTGGAGCCCCGATCAGGGCAGGCCCCTGGTGGCTGATTACTCATATCCGGCGGGATGTCGCTCTTGGGATGGTCAGGGAGCAGGCCAAGGTCGATGCCCTGGTGATGCTGGTTTCCCTGTTGCTGATTTTTACCTGTGCCTGCCTGGTTTCTGACCGTATTACCAGACCGTTGACGCAGTTAAAACAGTCGATGGATGAATTTACCTACCGGCAGAGTTATCCGGTGATTGCCAAAATGTCTGATGATGAAGTGGGAAGCCTGGCGGAAAGCTTTCAGGAGTTGCTGGAGAAGCTGGCTGACCGGGATCAGACGCTTCATGACATGCGGGCGAATAACATCGGGCATCTGGTGCAGAAACTCAGGGGACAGTACTTTTATTTTAATCTGGATGAGCAGGGGCGAATCATCCATGTCAGCCCGTCAATTCAATCGATTCTGGGGTATAAGCCCGTTGAATTCTTAGGCCCTTTAAACCGCTTTATTGTCGATGCCTCACAGCGAACCCTGTTCAAGGAGCAGCTTCAGGGCGTGTTGTCGGGCAATGCCTCTACTTTTGAGCTGGAGGTGTTACACAGCGATGGCCGGCACCGCCGCCTGGAAATTTTCTGGAGTGATATGTTCGATGTCAAAGGCAGCTACTCGATTATAGAAGGCATGGCCAACGACATTACCGAACGCATTAACGATACGCGCAAATTCAAGGCTTTGCTGGATTCAGCACCGGATGCGACGGTGATTTCCACGCCGGAAGGCATTATCAGCATGATTAATGGCCGGGCTGAAACCATGTTTGGTTTTGAGCAGCAGGAACTGGTCAATATGCCTCTGCGTTTACTGACCCCGCTGAACTTTCGTGCTACTCACCCCTTGCTGGGGGACCTTGGAGCCGTCAGCTGGGAGCAGTTTTGCCTGACGGGCTTTGAGTCTCATGGTATTGACCGGGGGGGCAGGGTCTTTCCTGTCGATATCACCAGCAATCCACTGGAAACCGATGATGGACTACTGATTTCTATGGTGGTCAGGGATATTACCGAGCGCAAGCGTATAGAGCGCGAACTGACGGAAGCAAAGGAACAGGCTGAGCGTGCCAACCGCGCCAAAGGCTTGTTTCTTTCCAATATGAGTCACGAACTCCGGACACCGCTCAATGGTGTGCTGGGGTACACGCAAGTGTTGCTGCAGGATCGGGAAGTCCGGGAAGGGCATGAGAAAAGCCTGCGAACCATCGAATCAAGTGGAAGGCATCTGTTGTCTTTAATAAACGACATCCTTGACTTGACCAAAATCGAATCCAGCCAGATTGAGTTGCATCCGGTAACTATGGACTTGCGGGAAATGCTAACCGATGTGCGGAACATGTTGCTGGAAAAAGCAAACAGCAAAGGACTGGTATTAAAGGTTGAATCGGCATCTGATTTACCATCGGTTATCGTGGCGGATGAAATAAAAGTACGACAGGTTTTGCTTAATCTGATGAGTAACGGAGTGAAATATACGAAGTCGGGCTGGGTCAGAATGCTGGTTGAACAAAGCGGTGAGAGTTTGCATTTTGCCGTAGAAGACACGGGTATTGGTATTGATGAATCGGGTTTGCAGCGGGTATTTGAACCTTTCAGGCAATTGAAATCTGAATATATGGCAGGAGGAACCGGGCTGGGGCTGGCGATCAGCCGACACCTGGTAGCCGCCATGGGGGGAGAGTTGACTGTATCGAGTGAGGTGGGCAAAGGCAGTTGTTTTGAGTTTGCCATTCCTCTGGAAGCTGGAAATGTTGAAGACCTTCAGGGACGTTACAGGGTACATCGCGATTCCTATTGTCCGGAACTGCCGGAAAGCTGGAAGGGGCAGTCAATCCTGGTGGTGGACGATATCGACAGCAACCGGGACATGCTGGCGCGTTTGCTGGAGATCCCCGGATTTTCGGTGCAGCTGGCCTGTAATGGCGCAGAAGCACTGGAAGCGCTTGATCAGAATGACTTCGTTATGGTGCTTATGGATATTCGTATGCCCGTACTGGATGGTATTGAGGCGTTGCGTCGTATCAGGCAAAGACCGCATGGGCGTCGTATAAAGGTGGTTGCTGTTACCGCCAGTGTTAGTCAGGAAGCTCGCTCAGGGCTGATCATGAAAGGGTTTGACGGCTTTATCGGTAAACCTTTTGATGCAGCAGAGCTGTACGAGCTGATTGAAAGGCAGCTGGGAATAGAGTTCAAGCTGACTCGCAGTAAACAGATGTTGTCTACTGACCTTGATGAGTTGATTGCAAAACTGGACAGTGACAAGCGAGAGGAGTTCACCCGGTGCATTCGTGAAGCGGTTGAGATGGGAGATCTGGAATCCCTGCAGGAGCGGGTTAAGCCGTTTGGTGAGAATCCGGATTTTGACGAACTGAATCAATATATAGTGCAGCTGTGTGAAGCAATGGATCTTGAACAGCTGGAATGTCTGCTTAATAAGTTGAATGTGAAAGCGTAG
- a CDS encoding CinA family protein has protein sequence MTDKLSDLALQLSLELGRQSLKMATAESCTGGWVSQVLTAIPGSSDWFEGAVVSYSNAMKHRLLDVPCELLDKYGAVSQPVVEQMARGVAMNLDVPVSIAISGIAGPGGGSRDKPVGTVHIAWYCREKTFSEAFRFAGDRQQVREQSVEVALSELIRLLQQSAT, from the coding sequence GTGACTGACAAATTATCCGATCTGGCTCTGCAACTGTCGCTTGAGTTAGGCAGACAGTCATTGAAAATGGCAACGGCTGAATCCTGCACCGGCGGATGGGTCAGCCAGGTATTAACGGCTATTCCGGGCAGCTCAGACTGGTTTGAAGGCGCAGTGGTCAGTTATTCCAATGCCATGAAACACCGGCTTCTCGATGTTCCCTGTGAGCTATTGGATAAATACGGTGCGGTCAGCCAGCCTGTTGTTGAACAAATGGCGCGTGGTGTTGCCATGAACCTGGACGTTCCCGTCAGTATTGCCATCAGTGGTATTGCCGGTCCTGGTGGAGGTTCCCGGGATAAACCGGTAGGCACTGTTCATATCGCATGGTATTGTCGGGAAAAAACCTTTTCCGAAGCCTTCCGGTTTGCAGGTGACCGGCAGCAGGTGCGAGAGCAATCTGTAGAGGTTGCGCTGTCCGAGCTTATAAGGCTTCTGCAACAATCAGCTACTTAA